From the genome of Kwoniella dejecticola CBS 10117 chromosome 3, complete sequence:
CGTTGACGTAGGCACCTTACCGTTGTACGCTCCTCCGACGGTCACGAATTCTAATGCTTCCCAAGGGGCCTCAGGATTAACCGGGTCCTTATTGCCTGATGATGCTCTGTTCATCTTGAACGGCCTGAGAATCTTGTTCGCCATGTTTGGGTGATTCACTTCGTTGCCAGCTTGACCCGAGACGTCCGGCTGTGTCCCAGCCATAAATTGCGTTGAGAGTTGAATCGTATCGGGTCGCCGCAAAAACTTGAATAATCGAGAGTAGAGAACGATAATAACGATGAACACGATTGCTCGCGGGATAAACTGTATGAGATCCCGATCTAATCCTCTACCCTTCGTACCGTAGTAGCACAGACTACCGTTGTTGACCCACCCTACTGTACCGTGCCAGACTGGGAATCACCGGACGCGATAAGCATTCGAGAAAGCACTTCACGATCGGGCGGAACAAGCGAGAAACTCACTGGCTGAATGTATAATGGAGATAATCCAAATCAGGGGTGCTACAACCCACGAATATCTCTCAAACATGCTGGTAACCCTCGATAACGGGTGTGTCTATCGGAAAGGAAGAGGTAAGCGATACGATAAGGACACAACACTGCTCAAATCCTGGAGACACACACTCACCAACAGAAGATATGTGGCAAACGCAATTGCCAATGTCCACAGATGTTGACTGAACAAAGTACtagtgaggatgaaggcgaGACCATTCTGTAGCGTGAAATGGAATGATAGCGTCAGTAAGTGTAAGCTGTAAGCTTTGCGGAAATGACACGTCGGGACTCACGCATCCTGCAGACCCAGTCTTCAAAGGATCTCCAGCGAGGTACAAGATCTCCGGCGGCAAGGCAATACATCTATAATTCCTCCTGATCAGCTAGCCATTCATTCCTCCGATTGCGATAGACACTCACCCTAACATCATATCGCTGACTACCATTCCTAAAAGTAGTCTAACCCTCAACTTGCCCCTTCCTTGTCTCAGTAATGAGTAGAACAGATATGCCGCTGCGACTAACGTCAATCCTGATATCACCGACGCTCCGGTGGCGTTGATCTGCGCCGAGGTGAACCCCATTGTGTGCAAATAACCCCTCTCTGAATTTTGTCTATCTTACTACTTTCCACCGTTGTTAATCCCTCCACGTCAGTCCGATGTTAGATCTTGGTATTGGGTGTTCCGAACCGCAGTGGCTTGACTTGGCTACCACGACTGCTGGGAAACGGATGGCAGTCCTTTCGAATTCTTCTGCGCGATGATCGAAGTCCCGTCAGACTACTCAAGGCTCCTATGGATCACTAGATTATCTCAGGTATGAGGATGCTGCGATGTAGCTCCGGAAGATCTGTGAGACGATTATTGCAGGATGACGAGATAAAGGGTACGTGTACGAATGAGGGGAGCCAATCAGCGATGGTTTCACTCTTGCAAGGGCCGTTGGTCCGATGTTTAATCACGATAGGTCGGGGAATTCGCAGTATGAGTGACAACCATGCTTGATCACAGTTGATAGATTGAAAGGCTGGGCGGCGTTGTCGTGTGAAATCGAATGTTGAGTGGAATCTTGCTCGAATTGTCGGTCAAGCTTGTTAGCACCAAAAGACCAGATATTGATGCTTCCCTTCTGACAGGTTGTTTCGAGTACGACGATGCCAAGCAATCTACACTTCCAGACGTCAATTCCCTAGTAATTGACTGAGAGAAGCGGAATCTGGCTGTATTCCCAGGATTGTTTCGAGTGGACTGTTAACGATCGAGACAAATTGTTGTTTCTCTTTGAACCAGCCCCGAGTGTTTTTGATTCGTTTGAATTGTTGTTGTGTCTCCGGTCCTTATAGTATATAACGATCAACTGCCATGCGACACGTGAATCTAATTCTGCACGAAGTCTTGGGAGTGATGCAGTGAATGGTTTGTTGTATTCTTGAGATAGGGCGATGGAGGGGGGAACGGCGTTGACAGACACAGGTGAAATCGATTGTTCCGCTTCGAGCGCAGATAGGAAGATGTATCGAGACCAATAAACAACGGTGTCTTTGCTTCAATATGGGCGATGCGATGTGCGCTACGCCTTCTGCACTTATAGTCGTTGAGATTTGTCTAGTATAAGCATATCTTGAAGTTTTTGTCAAGAAAATAAGGAGACTGTAATTGATTGTATCGTCGATCACCAATTGTGGACTGAGTTCGGTACGCTGGTGATCAGTCAATAACCAGGGATGAAAGGGCAATGACCGAAGGTTGGGCAACAACAACTAGTGTACTGGGACTATCAGATTACTAACCCGGGAAAACCTAGTCTAGGGGAAAGGGCTGGCTGGTTATGCACTTTCAACCGAAGTATAACTGTATAACTGAATGGTGAAATCCCCAAACGAGACGCCAAGGCGTAACAACAGGTCGGGCAGATTTTCTGAATGGTGAGCTTGGATGGTGTAATGCAGCAGAGCAGACTAGAGCGCTCGTCGTGAAATGCACAGTCGCTCACGTATCATAGGAAAAGTAATCACGTCTGCTTTTTGTTTATCCGCTTGAGGTTAGCCTCAGAACGGTAAACAAGGCAAGAAACGGCACGGTAAGGAATTAAACTATTTTCCAAGACAAACTTTGATTTACAAGATCATCGTACTCCTCGGCGGTTATGCTCGAGTGAGTGCCCCTTGACCCAACTGACGATCTTCCTGTTCAGGGTCTCGTTACGAACCGGATCTCGCCACGCGAACATGCAAAATACGAGTTAAAGGAGAACAACAAGAGCAAGCACAACTGACTGGGCTTCTTCGGTCCCATCTTCATAGTCGTTCATATGCCATCGTCAGCGCCTCCGAGAGACGCTCTTATTCGGAGCATCAACCTCACGATCTCCGAAGAGGTCTCGTGGGATCGCGAAATGCTCAGAAGTGGTCATGAAGGAAGAATTCCGATTCCGATATCCGGCTGTACCTGACAATCAGATGATCCGTGCATTTTGTTCGCGCACGGTTGACGTCCACACAAGCGTATGCTAAAACCTGACGAGATTTCACGAGAATTGCGCTATCGGATTGTCTGGATTGAATCCAATCGTTCATACTTGGATGTATCTGCTATGTATTCTTAGCAGATAGGTCATGGGTCACCCATACACTCGTGAGGCGATgttcattctcgatcttcggGCAAGTCTCTCCGGTCACTTAAGCTGGCCGTCCAGCTGGGCTTTTTCAGGTCTCATCGGCACAGGTACGACTTTTCGACCGCGCATGATGATGCTTATGTCATACTCCATACATTCCTTGGTGACTTTTTCCCCTTCCGGACCAGACAagttggaggatgaaggcaTTACGTTATTTTCAGAATATTCAGACCTTTGTTGTGCGACTTTACTGCACCTGTCGTATTTGGGCAGATTATTCATTCGTTTCTATCGACAAGACCAAGACAGAGCAAACACTCCTGGATGGAGCAAGCTTCGCGCCGATAAGATAATAAAAAGAACAATGGGATTTGCATCTTCTTTACGACATCGCGTGATCGAATAATTTCTTTTCAAACACCATAGAAGCCCCCTTGCTAGCAATTCCCACTTGTGTATAACGGCAGGACGATCTATCAGGCGTTGTCATATCACTCACATACGAAAGTGTGGCTGCACCGAGATGAAGGCTCTGATCGGGAACCGATGTTCTCGGGAACATTGACGATCCTTCCATACATTGGGTAAGAAGGCAATGCCATCAGATTCAGCAGCTTGGCATTTTATCTGTCTCTTAGGTTGAACCGTCCGCGATCAACATCTCTTGGGTGCCTACAGTCAAATCGGGGCATGCTTTGGCGAACAGCGACTGTTTGGCTGGACGCATTGGGCGAAAGCTGCTCGTCTACGTCTCTGCTTACTTGTCCCGCCAAGCAAGTCACCACCAGACCGATTGGTCAAGTAGCACCCCATATACTCAGTTACTTTTTCCCATAGCGCCTTGGCAAAGACGACTGAGGAAGATGGCTCATAAAAGCTTATCTCAAAGCGTTCATTCCAGCAGGTTCTTCAGGAAGGTCGGACTACGAGCCCAAATGCAGGACATCCACAGTGCAAGCACGAATTCGGGATTTGACAGAACAGAACTCGGGCGACGGGAGATGTATTCGATATTCCTAACAAGGAAGTGTAGTGAAAAAATGAAACCCCGACCGCTATTTGACCCAATTATGTCCACCTCATACTGTTCTGCTCACTGAGACCGTCACACTACAGACGAAACCCAGCTGTTCGCTGGCTGCAATAATGCATACCACTAACCCTCCATCCTGAATACTTCCTCCGCACTGGTCCACCATCCTGGCCCGCTCTCTGACCCTGTTGCGCCAGGTACGAAGCTTTCTTGCATTCCGTCCGTAAGCTTCCGATCAGGCGAATCAGCCGCTGATACAATGGAAAGGTCTCCGTCCAATCGAGCGGGAGTGAGGATCTTGTTGAGCGTTTAgggtgactcaccttccaccaTCGCTTTGTCGCTTCGTTATCTGCTATACCCGCCATGTCCTTGTCGAAGTCCTTGCCGATATACCTCATGTGCGCAATCAGGAGATTATGAGGTTCAAAGAAGTGTATGGAATAGTCTGACCGCATCCACAACATCAGCTGCGTCCCGTCTCCCCTTTTCGGTCCATTAAGAAGGAAGTGCCGTTGAGGAAGTCGAGGGAGGAGACAGGAACATACCGACAACATGAGCTTTTCTCAAAGCACCCAATACTTCAGGCCAGACGGCTGCATGAACCTATCCCAACGGATATCAGCTTCGCCGCAAGTTTCTACTACTGCGAGCCTTGTCTCGTCTCGCTCATGAGGCAATGCGCACCTTCTTGTACTCATCCAGGCGCTCGGGCTTCACTCTGATGACCTGGCATATTCGCTTCCCTTGGTCGGTCTTGGGTAAGACGGGAAAGGGCAATTCCGCTGCTTGGGTACTCATCGTCCTATGTAACGTGGATCGCGATCGTAGGACAGTCACAAGGGATAGCTTTAGCATCTATGTACCTCTGGCAAGAGTCGACTTCCTCAGCTATCAAGGTTGATAGAACGGTAGGTAGCCAGCATCTAATAATGTCACTTTCAACCTTTCAACGCGTTCACCAAGGGAGGATGCTCATCCGGTCCGGACAAGGATCATTCCGATTTCCCGGTAAGCACGTGACCTGCGATCAGCTTGGACCTGAGGTACCAGCACGCCGGTCATGTGAGCAACCGGCATGTCCAGCGTATAATTCGACACTTCATGGCATCAGCAGCTGACTATCTATTGTACTCGGCTCGTGCGATCATCAATACGCGCTTGTAGAGATGCAAGACTCCATGACGACAATAGACCACTGCTTCTTGTGCAGACGGTATAAAGACACGTCCAATGAAcctcttcttgacgatgtcgagTTCAGGAGATTCCCATTGGAAGGGCTGATTACTAGAGAGGAATAACGAGATGCTGTCTCCACAGGCCGGGAAACGACTCATCCTCGCTAGAATTCGTTATGGCAAAGTGAGAGCATATCATGACGATGCTACCTTTGGGTACAGAGTACCTACTAAGTATGGATTGCCGGACTGTGAGTAATGATGGGCTTTTGCCTAGTCTTGTCAGGTATTGATGAGGGCATTGTGTAAAGATACGCAAGCGGAGCTGAGTaacaggtgagctgaaatcttggtgaagatggattcTATCCGGCTGACAAACCTCGCTTACTCACACCTAGGAACGCGAATGCTCCTCTGCTGCGATATGTGGAATCTGTACGACGGCATGGGCATAGGGCAGCTCAAATCGATCCTTTGGATCTGATGGACAGAGAGTAAGCATCTCCTTGTCACATTTCAGCTCAAGCAACTGACATTTGACCACTTGATATACAATCTCAGCCCTGTAGGAGCTCTCGATCCTACACGCTATGGTTTGAAAGAGGACCAGTCATACCCCTTACAAGGTATACTACATACTCCACCGACGGTCAAGCCAACCACTCCGCCAAACACCGCTGCTCCAGAACGGACTGAAACAGGAGAAGGCTCAGACGTAACGATGAGCCTGGACAAGATAAGGAAGCATCTTATAGACGTTTATGTAGATAAGATCGGCCTGGAGTATATGCATTGTCCCGAGAAGGACGAAAGACTGTAAGCACCCAGACCTGCATCGCCATTGTCCCGGGCAATTGGCTAAATCGAGTGAGTATCAAATAGGTGGTTTTCTCATCACGTGGAGACGGAGGCATCCTCATTCCCTCATCCGTTCGAGTCTGAGAGGAAAAGACATAAATGGGACCTTTTGATGAGAAGTGAAGAATTGGATAAATTTCTTGGCAAGAAATTCCCAAACCTCAAACGATACGGTGAGGCCGCTTTGACCGGTTTCAGACGTCTGCGTCGAGTATGTGGTatatagctgatgatgctgaattTTTGCTCTCCACAGGCTGTGAAGGCGCTGAGAGCATGTTACCTGCCCTCTCGACATTGTTCGAAGTATCAGCCAGATCCGGAATATCGTCGATCGTCTTGTCCCTTCCACACCGAGGTAGATTATCTTTACTCTGCGATCCCGATTTATTGGACTACTCGCCTACAGCACTGTTCTCAAAGATCAAGGGTAAACCAGAATTCGATCCTTCCGAGGCTCCGGGTGCCACTGGAGATGTGATCAGCCACCTTTCTGCAACTCGAAATATCCCATATGGAgacaagcagatcaaagtcaaggttCTACAGAATCCGAGTCATTTGGAAGCTGTCAACCCGGTGGCGCTCGGGGTCACCCGTGCGAAACAGATGGAACTGTTAAAGAGCTCTCCAAAGGAATGTCAGCTCGGCGATAAAGCTTTATGCGTCCAGCTGCATGGGGATGCGGCTTTTGCGGGCCAGGGTGTCGTGGCGGAGAGCCTCGGGTTAAGTGGATTGCCGCATTTTGGCAGTGGTGGAACTGTACATATCATCGTAAAGTGAGTCGATCTTGCCGTGAAACGAAACATATAACTCAAGAAGCCTAcggcagctgatgatccTGATTGACTCATCAGTAACAAGTGAGTCATGTCATGAGTTTGCGACCGCCGTGATCATAAAGACTGATACTCCAGAGTAGTATCGGATACACAACCCCTGCTTCCTTGGCCAGATCTTCAGTCTACTCCTCGGATATAGCCAAAATGATCGGTTGTCCGATCTTACATGTCAATGGGGACTACCCAGAGGCAGTAGCCAGAGCTGTAGATATAGCTTTCAGATACAGACAGATGTTCAGGAAAGATGTCGTGATAGACTTGATCTGCTACAGGCGATGGGGACATAACGAGCTGGACGAACCCGCTTACACCCAACGTGAGTGACCTCAGCAATCGCCTGCATCGGACCCCTTCTAATCTTGCTTCTGATATAGCTAAGATGTACGAGAAAATTCGAGGTAGAAAGAGTGTTCCGGAGCTGTATGAATCCCGTCTTATAGTAGGTTGTACGGTGTCCACGGATGGCAAgggtgaaagctgatgatgctgcaCCTGTATAGGACCAAGGCATCTTGTCTGCGGAACAGGCATCTCAAAGTCGGAAATCCTACACTGCCCGCTTGGAAGAGCACTTTGGCCTGATTGACGCGTACAAAGCCGATTCTGATATGCTGAAAGGAAAATGGAAAGACTTTGTCTGGCCTGCAGGGCCTCAAGCGAAACTTTACCCCGAAACCGGTATTTCGAAGAGTTTTCTGATAGATATCGCCAAAGCCAGTGTGATTTTACCGGACAATTTCGTGAGTCCAGCTGATATTACAGTGAGATACCCACGCGGCCAGCTGATCAATTACTTCAGAATATCCATTCGAGGCTGAAAAGACATATATCCTCCCGCCTGAAATCGCTTGAAGGAAAAGTCGATTTCGCCACGGCCGAAGCTATGGCTTTCGGGTCGCTTATGAAAGAGGGGTATGATGTGAGGATATCCGGCCAAGACGTAGGGCGCGGTACATTCTCTCAGAGGTATGACATCCTCATGTTAAGCACGATGGCTCTCGCTGATGTGTGAAAAGAAGACATGCTATGTTTGTGGATCAGCAAACGGAGAATTGCTTGATACCTCTCAACGAAAATCTCGGTCAGGATGCTGGGAAACTGGAGCTTGCGAATAGTGAGCACGGCTGGCTCGAGTCAAATGAAAGTCGAGCAGGTCTAATGTGAATGTGTTGTCAGGTTCTTTGAGCGAGATGGCGGTTCTAGGCTTTGAGGTGGGACTATCCTGGTCGAACCCAAAATTGTTGCCTATCTGGGAAGCGCAGTTTGGAGACTTCATGAATGGCGCTCAGAGCATGATTGATACGTTCATTGTCGGTGCTCAAGGTCAGTCGTCCCGAATGACTGTCTTAGTCTCTTAAAATCGTCAAGCTGAGCCATGCTGTTTGTGCCAGCCAAATGGCTGAAACAGAGCGGTTTGGTCATGATGCTGCCTCACGGGTATGATGGGGCCGGGCCTGAGCATTCATCTTGTAAAGTCGAGCGATTCTTACAGGTGCGTCAGTCGTCGTTCCATTGGATTTCCGCGATAGCTGATCCAGTTCCTTGATAATAGCTATCCAACGATTCAAGGACTACCAATACGCACGGCGACATCAATCTTACTTTCGTCAATCCCTCGACTCCTGCTCAATTGTTTCACTTACTTCGAagacagatgaagaggaattacAGGAGACCACTTATAATTGCTTCGCCTAAAGGATTACTACGATCACCACTGGCAGCGTCCTCACTTGACGATATGACCCCTTCAACGACATTTCAACCTATCATAGAAGGCCCAACATCGACTTCGAGTCCGGGATCACCTAAGAAGGTCATACTTTGTTCGGGAAAACACTATTACACCTTGTTGGAAGCGCTCAATAAgtccgaggatgatgaagccTCTAGCATAAGTATGGTCCGTATAGAAGAACTCTCGCCGTTCCCTTACACCGAGCTTGAGGGTGTTCTTGCGAAGTATAAGGGCCAAGAGATTGTTTGGGCCCAGGAAGAGCCGTCTAATCAGGGAGCTTGGTTTTATGTCAAACCGCGCTTGGAAGATGTTTTGGAGAAGATAGATGAACAGGGGAAAACAGTCAAGTATGCAGGCCGAGGTCCGGGTGCGACTACGGCTGTAGCGGTGAGAGAATGGCATAAGCGCGAAGTCGAGGAGATTATCAAAGCTGCGTTGGCATGAAGTGTGAAGTGTGACGCGTGTGTCATTTGTTACTTATGGATTGTTTCTTGTATCACTTGTGGGATATGCATTGTCACCGTACTCGTACCGTGTGCTTCCGTAATACCTAGCTAGGGCTTGTGGTAGGTACCAATGCTTCGTACTTTAGAAGAATGACTGGGTTCTTGTCTAGGTACTGAAGCGATACTCAAGCTTACTAGCTATATAAGTAAGACGGTCTGAACGTAATTAGCGGCGATACCTAGCCAAACCAAAGGTCCAGTGATATAACCATTCGAGCAGAATTTGTTCCAGCAGTCTTCCCTAGAATCGAAGTTGACAGTAATAGTCTGCCAAGCCAAGTGTAAAGCTGTCCCACCGCAACTGATCAGATAGTACAGAGGCCCCATACCGGCCAAATGCCCTGTGAGGGCCAACATCGACACGAAGGTGGTATTCAGGACTGAGATAACGGTTCGTGAATTGTCGGGGAAACGGAGGGCCATAGATTTGACTCCTGCTTTGACGTCGTCTAGCTTGTCCTGAAAACAATAATAGAAATTCCAACAACGATATTAGTGCGCAGAACTGAGTACAGGTACAGAAAAAGGACTTCAACTTGCTTGATGAGCGTATATCAGATCATAAGCTATTCCCCAAGCTATACCTCCGAGGTATAATGGTGCGGTAATGGTCCAGTCGGTTACTCCTGCTACGGCCGACCAACCGAGAAAGACACCCCAATTGAAGGTCATACCTGTCCAGAGAGAGCGGAGCATCAGCCAGTCCATTACTACATTGAGTCTAATAGCAAAGTTAAGCGGAAAACAATGCAAGTCTCACCAAAGACGACTTGAGGATAGTACGTTATGCGCTTCATGAATGGGTAAAGAACCACCAGTGACAGACTCGAAGCGCCCaggacgatgctgatgacaagCAAGATTCGTATTAGCTCAGCTGTGTGAACCTCAATCAGGGGACCGGGCTGGACTGGAAAtggtgattgaggagatgatcTAACAAAGAGGGGGTTGGACTTACGAATACCAATTCAGTTGAGTGAGCACGGCTAACCCAGCGGATAATTGTAGGCCTAGGAAACTCAGTGCTTGGGATTGCGTTACGTCTCCAGCTGCTATCGGTCTCGACTTCGTACGATCTGCATGCCATTCATATACATTACAATGAGTCAGCGTTTAGCCTTGTTCTGTGGCCAGCCTGAAATTTATTTCAAACCTCCAGGTTCGGATTgtgattgagattggattGAAAATTATGAAAGAGAtagaagctgactgaccgaCTTTGGCATCCATTTTGGCATCCCACATATCATTGATCGTACATCCCGCCCCCCGCATGATGAGGGCACCCAGCCCGAATAAGCTGATATAGAACAGAGGAACGGTCGGCgggagatgaagagctgTAGAAGCCATCGTTATGGACCATGCTGTATCATACAGACCGTCAGCATTTCCATCATACTTTGGGGGACGCCGTTCTTGTATTTGACCAATAAAGCTTTAGATATGCAGATATTATGGATTGGACATGGTATGAGTTTTGCCTCGACAGAGCGATGTTGCAGCTGTTGCAGTGTAGTTCTGTGATTGTATAGAGTATAGGGAGGACTCACTACATGGCCAGAAGAGCAGCAAACTTCCGATAGGTTTATCTATCCTCGTCAAAGCAAGGTATGGTCGAGCAGGAGCAGCCCATTTGGGTAGCTTATCTAAGATGCTCTTCGGCGAATTGATTGcgatggaaggggaagtaGGATGGA
Proteins encoded in this window:
- a CDS encoding oxoglutarate dehydrogenase (succinyl-transferring), E1 component encodes the protein MLSPQAGKRLILARIRYGKVRAYHDDATFGYRVPTKYGLPDYTQAELSNRNANAPLLRYVESVRRHGHRAAQIDPLDLMDRDPVGALDPTRYGLKEDQSYPLQGILHTPPTVKPTTPPNTAAPERTETGEGSDVTMSLDKIRKHLIDVYVDKIGLEYMHCPEKDERLWFSHHVETEASSFPHPFESERKRHKWDLLMRSEELDKFLGKKFPNLKRYGCEGAESMLPALSTLFEVSARSGISSIVLSLPHRGRLSLLCDPDLLDYSPTALFSKIKGKPEFDPSEAPGATGDVISHLSATRNIPYGDKQIKVKVLQNPSHLEAVNPVALGVTRAKQMELLKSSPKECQLGDKALCVQLHGDAAFAGQGVVAESLGLSGLPHFGSGGTVHIIVNIGYTTPASLARSSVYSSDIAKMIGCPILHVNGDYPEAVARAVDIAFRYRQMFRKDVVIDLICYRRWGHNELDEPAYTQPKMYEKIRGRKSVPELYESRLIDQGILSAEQASQSRKSYTARLEEHFGLIDAYKADSDMLKGKWKDFVWPAGPQAKLYPETGISKSFLIDIAKASVILPDNFNIHSRLKRHISSRLKSLEGKVDFATAEAMAFGSLMKEGYDVRISGQDVGRGTFSQRHAMFVDQQTENCLIPLNENLGQDAGKLELANSSLSEMAVLGFEVGLSWSNPKLLPIWEAQFGDFMNGAQSMIDTFIVGAQAKWLKQSGLVMMLPHGYDGAGPEHSSCKVERFLQLSNDSRTTNTHGDINLTFVNPSTPAQLFHLLRRQMKRNYRRPLIIASPKGLLRSPLAASSLDDMTPSTTFQPIIEGPTSTSSPGSPKKVILCSGKHYYTLLEALNKSEDDEASSISMVRIEELSPFPYTELEGVLAKYKGQEIVWAQEEPSNQGAWFYVKPRLEDVLEKIDEQGKTVKYAGRGPGATTAVAVREWHKREVEEIIKAALA
- a CDS encoding 4-hydroxybenzoate polyprenyl transferase — translated: MIPSLARCSSNRTIQQSFFIPSFRRPFPSSSSSTSILRSPASSLRPISTTRPYSDINPSTSATKITQKDASKPHPSVSAEIIHPTSPSIAINSPKSILDKLPKWAAPARPYLALTRIDKPIGSLLLFWPCTWSITMASTALHLPPTVPLFYISLFGLGALIMRGAGCTINDMWDAKMDAKVDRTKSRPIAAGDVTQSQALSFLGLQLSAGLAVLTQLNWYSIVLGASSLSLVVLYPFMKRITYYPQVVFGMTFNWGVFLGWSAVAGVTDWTITAPLYLGGIAWGIAYDLIYAHQDKLDDVKAGVKSMALRFPDNSRTVISVLNTTFVSMLALTGHLAGMGPLYYLISCGGTALHLAWQTITVNFDSREDCWNKFCSNGYITGPLVWLGIAANYVQTVLLI